The following proteins are co-located in the Macadamia integrifolia cultivar HAES 741 chromosome 3, SCU_Mint_v3, whole genome shotgun sequence genome:
- the LOC122073965 gene encoding homeobox-DDT domain protein RLT2-like yields MEHCFVPGSSSGKRKPTAGNVHVVHPQAAARALQEYQFLPEQPSVRSDAYDRVTSSHFYDSPDGPSARASSFPAAGPYLHGNEQFSTGYSFQGHVSGVDLLSQQGRQGHIYPSASGEYDGVPHKNSFANVGMDAQFGAHPMLGLENSFVPSDRRVSHDEDVSRMERKRKSEEARIAREVEAHEKRIRKELEKQDLLRRKREEQMRKEMERHDRERRKEEERLMREKQKEEERFLREQKRENERREKFLQKETLRAEKMRQKEELRREKEAARLKAANERATARRIAKESMELIEDERLELMELAASSKALPSIISLDSDTLQNLDSFRDMLSTFPPKSVQLKRPLAIQPWTDSEENLGNLFMVWKFLITFTDVLELWPFTLDEFIQAFHDYDPRLLGEIHVALLRCIIKDIEDVARTPSMGLGANQTSSTNLGGGHPQIVEGAYAWGFDIRSWQRHLNPLTWPEILRQFALSAGFGPQLKKRSVGKAYFRDDNEVQPFH; encoded by the exons ATGGAACATTGTTTCGTACCTGGTTCATCTAGTGGGAAGAGAAAGCCAACAGCTGGAAATGTTCATGTGGTTCATCCTCAGGCTGCTGCAAGGGCTCTCCAGGAATATCAATTCCTTCCTGAGCAGCCCAGTGTTAGATCTGATGCATACGATAGAGTTACTTCATCTCATTTCTATGACTCACCTGATGGTCCTAGTGCCAGGGCTTCATCATTTCCTGCTGCAGGGCCATATCTACATGGAAATGAACAGTTCTCAACAGGTTACAGTTTCCAAGGTCATGTGTCAGGTGTTGATCTTTTATCTCAACAAGGCAGGCAGGGACACATATATccttcagcttcaggagagtaCGACGGTGTTCCACATAAGAACTCTTTTGCTAACGTTGGGATGGATGCTCAGTTTGGTGCTCATCCAATGCTTGGACTAGAAAATTCATTTGTACCATCTGATAGGCGTGTTTCCCATGATGAAGATGTTTCTCGGATGGAGAGAAAACGCAAG AGTGAAGAGGCAAGAATTGCCAGGGAAGTTGAAGCCCATGAGAAACGGATACGGAAAGAACTGGAGAAACAAGATTTGTTGAGGCGGAAG AGAGAAGAACAAATGAGGAAAGAAATGGAGAGGCATGACCGGGAAAGacgaaaggaagaagagaggttgATGCGTGAAAAgcagaaagaggaagagagattcCTCCGGGAGCAAAAGCGTGAAAATGAGCGTAGGGAGAAGTTTTTGCAGAAAGAAACATTGAGA GCTGAGAAGATGAGGCAGAAAGAGGAACTTCGTAGAGAGAAGGAGGCTGCAAGACTGAAAGCTGCTAATGAGCGAGCTACTGCTCGCAGAATTGCTAAAGAATCCATGGAGCTTATTGAGGATGAACGCTTGGAACTTATGGAACTAGCTGCTTCATCCAAGGCGTTGCCCTCAATCATTTCCCTTGACAGTGATACATTGCAAAACCTTGATTCATTCAGAG ATATGTTAAGTACATTCCCTCCCAAGTCTGTGCAATTAAAAAGACCTCTTGCTATTCAACCTTGGACTGACTCGGAGGAAAACTTGGGGAATCTTTTCATg GTTTGGAAGTTTTTAATCACCTTTACCGATGTTCTTGAGCTTTGGCCTTTTACTCTTGATGAGTTCATTCAAGCTTTTCATGATTAT GATCCAAGACTGTTGGGGGAGATACATGTTGCTCTTCTAAGATGCATTATAAAAGACATTGAAGATGTTGCAAGGACACCCTCTATGGGTCTAGGAGCAAATCAAACTAGTTCTACAAATCTTGGGGGTGGGCATCCACAAATTGTTGAAGGG GCATATGCATGGGGCTTTGATATACGCAGTTGGCAGCGCCACTTGAATCCACTGACATGGCCTGAAATACTCCGTCAGTTTGCATTGTCTGCTGGATTTGGACCACAACTGAAGAAAAGGAGTGTTGGAAAGGCATATTTTCGAGATGACAATGAGGTACAACCATTTCATTGA